TATATAGCTACAACTGACAAACTTCTTGAAGCCAAAAGTTTCTTTTTACAAAACAACATTTTTGCATACGTCATGGATCAAGAATCTTCTGTAGATATAGATACGCTACTAGATTTTAAGTTTGCACAGATTCTTATTGAAAATAATTCATCAGAACCACTAAAGGACTAAATATGACTGACATTAATGAAATTATAGTCCAAAACTTCCAAAAAAATGTCCAATACCTGCAGATCAACCATCGTGCGATTTACGAAAAACTTCTAGCTTACGAGCATTATGTAAGTCAAAACAATATCGCTGAAAATTTTACATTAAGTTATGAAAACGGTGGTTTTGATATTCTCAACTTACACTCCAATAATTACCTCTATCAACAACAAAGTCAACAGCTCATTCAAATCATGCAGGAAAGTGTCAATTTTCAAAAAAATGAAAATGTGTTTGAAACCTTTAAAGTTCTGCCAAAAACACCAGAGACGAAAGGATACGATTTTGTTTTTGATCTGTTTGAAAAAACAAAAAATCAAGAGCTTGAAAAAATATATAAATTTATCTTTTTCGGCACTGGTTTACACATTAATCCAATCGCTGAGAAAATAAATGCTGAATTTTACCTCATCATTGAAGACAACATTGAACTCTTTCGTCTCTCTTTGTTTACAACAAAATATTTTGAACTAGCAGATAAAGCAAAACTTTTATTTGCTATTGCTTCAGACAAAAGTGAGTTTGAAATCATCACAAAAAAATTTTTAGATGAAGCTTTCTATTACAATCAGTATATAAAATTTTTCGAATCTATTTTTCATTCTGATGATAAAGTTAAGCAGTTTCATACAACTGTTGTAACTCAATCACATCTAAATTTCTTTTACTCTTCGATCTTAAAACAGTATACGCAGCCGCTTCAGTACCTGCAAAAAAACTATAATTTTATAAACTTAACAGCGCAACAACTTAATGAGTATTTTCAAAACAAAAGTGTGTTCTTAATCGCTCCTGGTCCATCCTTAGATAAAAACATTGAGTTTATAAAAGAGTATCAAGACCAGTACATCATTGTAGCCCTTTCGGCAACACTAAGAACTTTAGAAACAGCAAATATCAAACCTGACATCATCACCCATTTTGACGGTTTTGAACGTAGTGCCGTTCATTTTGAAAAACTTGAGAACAAAGCATTCATCCAAGATTCTATACTACTCTTTAGTGCTAAAACACCACAAAAAATTGTCTCTATGTTTCACAAAGAGAAGCTCTTTTTCTTTGAAAGCGGTACCAATTACAAGCAAGGTTTTGGAGAGTTAAGTGCTTTTTGTGCAGGTTCATCAACTTACCTTATTTTAGTTGCTCTTGGATTTAAAGAAATTTTTCTTATCGGACTTGATCTAGCACTTGAACAAACAACATTAAAAACTCATAGTGATGCTTATACTTATACACTTGATGCACAACAAAAAGATGATACTCTCAGTTTTCGTGATTCCATTATAGAATTAGAAGGAAATCTGCGACCACTCGTCAAATCAACTCCTAATTTTTCTCTTTCTGTTAATGCTATGAATGAAATTTCCTTGGGACTCAAACAGCCGTATCAAAATATTTATAACTTCAATGACGGTGCAAAACTACAAAACACTATAGCGGTTTCTTCCGGATCTTTAGAGCTGCAAAAGCACTCGAAAAAGTCACTCGAAGAGCTACAAAAGCTTTTTATCCGAAACAGTGCCCAATCTTTGACTCAAAAGGAACAAAAGTTCCTTTCTACAATTGCAGAAAAAACTCAAGAAAAAATCGAAATACTAAAACTGTTTTCATCTGAACATTATGCTACTAAAGAACTATTTCTCAGTGCCCTTATACAACTTAAGAACGATCTTTGCTTGTGTGATGAAAAAGAGTGTGAAGTGCTTTCAATATTACTTGAACACTATCTCAAATTTGTATATGGA
This window of the Sulfurimonas sp. C5 genome carries:
- a CDS encoding 6-hydroxymethylpterin diphosphokinase MptE-like protein — protein: MTDINEIIVQNFQKNVQYLQINHRAIYEKLLAYEHYVSQNNIAENFTLSYENGGFDILNLHSNNYLYQQQSQQLIQIMQESVNFQKNENVFETFKVLPKTPETKGYDFVFDLFEKTKNQELEKIYKFIFFGTGLHINPIAEKINAEFYLIIEDNIELFRLSLFTTKYFELADKAKLLFAIASDKSEFEIITKKFLDEAFYYNQYIKFFESIFHSDDKVKQFHTTVVTQSHLNFFYSSILKQYTQPLQYLQKNYNFINLTAQQLNEYFQNKSVFLIAPGPSLDKNIEFIKEYQDQYIIVALSATLRTLETANIKPDIITHFDGFERSAVHFEKLENKAFIQDSILLFSAKTPQKIVSMFHKEKLFFFESGTNYKQGFGELSAFCAGSSTYLILVALGFKEIFLIGLDLALEQTTLKTHSDAYTYTLDAQQKDDTLSFRDSIIELEGNLRPLVKSTPNFSLSVNAMNEISLGLKQPYQNIYNFNDGAKLQNTIAVSSGSLELQKHSKKSLEELQKLFIRNSAQSLTQKEQKFLSTIAEKTQEKIEILKLFSSEHYATKELFLSALIQLKNDLCLCDEKECEVLSILLEHYLKFVYGFIFDACNTQEFNPNIDEIQLHLTNNLLEILEEFIQHFKESWI